From a single Kitasatospora sp. NBC_00458 genomic region:
- a CDS encoding C40 family peptidase produces the protein MRKKESAFVASHRRPKPAGRTRVSILTGLAAATVALSAQTGAHADPAPTKDQVKEQVDQLNEQAEIATEKFNGAQAKQQELQKQVGELQDKVARQQAVVTEAQGGLSEIAGEQYRTGGISQTVQLMLSSSPDNFLNQADALNQAGSTQSGALKELQEQQRRLDQDRTETQGKLAELEATTQQLKASKEEVQGKLTKAQDLLNTLTEQERQAIRAAEEKAAAEAKAKADAAKAEAAKAAKAKADAERASRDNERSNLSAPSAAPSAPAASSAPAAAAPKPAAPAANSSRAAAAIAAAESKLGAPYVYGATGPSSFDCSGLTGWAYAQAGVSLPRTSQAQAGAGTRIGSDISQAQPGDLVIFYGDRHHVGIYVGGGQVIHAPKPGASVRYEAASNMPVNSIVRL, from the coding sequence ATGAGGAAGAAGGAGTCCGCCTTCGTGGCGTCCCATCGTCGTCCCAAGCCCGCCGGCCGTACCCGGGTCTCGATCCTGACCGGTCTCGCCGCCGCCACCGTCGCGCTCTCCGCGCAGACCGGCGCCCACGCCGACCCGGCCCCGACCAAGGACCAGGTCAAGGAGCAGGTCGACCAGCTCAACGAGCAGGCCGAGATCGCGACCGAGAAGTTCAACGGCGCCCAGGCCAAGCAGCAGGAGCTGCAGAAGCAGGTCGGTGAGCTGCAGGACAAGGTGGCCCGCCAGCAGGCCGTGGTGACCGAGGCGCAGGGCGGCCTCTCCGAGATCGCCGGCGAGCAGTACCGCACCGGCGGCATATCGCAGACCGTCCAGCTGATGCTCTCCTCCAGCCCGGACAACTTCCTGAACCAGGCCGACGCCCTCAACCAGGCCGGGTCGACCCAGTCCGGCGCGCTGAAGGAGCTCCAGGAGCAGCAGCGCAGGCTCGACCAGGACCGCACCGAGACCCAGGGCAAGCTTGCCGAGCTGGAGGCGACCACCCAGCAGCTGAAGGCCTCCAAGGAGGAGGTCCAGGGCAAGCTGACGAAGGCCCAGGACCTGCTCAACACCCTCACCGAGCAGGAGCGCCAGGCGATCCGCGCGGCCGAGGAGAAGGCCGCCGCCGAGGCCAAGGCGAAGGCGGACGCCGCCAAGGCCGAGGCCGCCAAGGCCGCCAAGGCGAAGGCCGACGCCGAGCGCGCCTCCCGGGACAACGAGCGCAGCAACCTGAGCGCGCCGTCCGCCGCCCCGTCGGCGCCCGCGGCCTCCTCGGCCCCCGCCGCCGCCGCGCCCAAGCCGGCCGCACCCGCCGCCAACAGCTCGCGCGCCGCCGCCGCGATCGCCGCGGCCGAGAGCAAGCTCGGCGCCCCGTACGTCTACGGCGCCACCGGTCCGAGCAGCTTCGACTGCTCCGGCCTCACCGGCTGGGCCTACGCCCAGGCGGGCGTGTCGCTGCCGCGCACCTCGCAGGCGCAGGCCGGTGCCGGCACCCGGATCGGCTCGGACATCTCCCAGGCCCAGCCCGGCGACCTGGTGATCTTCTACGGCGACCGGCACCACGTCGGCATCTACGTCGGCGGCGGCCAGGTCATCCACGCCCCCAAGCCGGGTGCCTCGGTCCGCTACGAGGCGGCGTCCAACATGCCGGTCAACTCCATCGTGCGCCTCTGA
- a CDS encoding C40 family peptidase has product MASHRRPKQPSRARVSVLTAAAATAVALSAQVAAHAAPSPSPKKEDVKAQIDQLQEEAEQATERYNGAKERTDQLRKQADQLQDQVARGQEQMTQLQAGLAEVAGAQYRTGGIDPSVQLMLSSDPSGYLDKASSVQQASSSQTEALKGLQDQQRRLDQQKAEAAAVLASLDTTTKDLNQSKAEVNKKLKEAQDLLNSLSAADRAALKAAQQQQERASRGGTERPDLGALPQASGMAGAAVANAMAQQGKPYGWGSTGPNSFDCSGLMVWAYGKAGVSLPRTSQAQGNYGTRVPSLAEAQPGDLIIYRDDRSHVAMYIGNGMVVHAPRTGDVIKVMKADGMKINTIRRV; this is encoded by the coding sequence TTGGCCTCCCACCGCCGTCCCAAGCAGCCCAGCCGCGCGCGGGTGTCCGTGCTCACTGCGGCCGCTGCGACCGCGGTCGCCCTCTCCGCCCAGGTCGCCGCGCACGCCGCGCCCAGCCCGTCCCCCAAGAAGGAGGACGTGAAGGCGCAGATCGACCAGTTGCAGGAGGAGGCCGAGCAGGCCACCGAGCGCTACAACGGCGCCAAGGAGCGGACCGACCAGCTGCGCAAGCAGGCCGACCAGCTCCAGGACCAGGTGGCCCGCGGTCAGGAGCAGATGACCCAGCTTCAGGCCGGGCTGGCCGAGGTGGCCGGTGCGCAGTACCGCACCGGCGGCATCGACCCGTCGGTCCAGCTGATGCTCTCCTCGGACCCGTCCGGCTACCTGGACAAGGCCTCCAGCGTCCAGCAGGCCAGCTCCAGCCAGACCGAGGCGCTGAAGGGTCTCCAGGACCAGCAGCGCCGGCTGGACCAGCAGAAGGCCGAGGCGGCCGCCGTACTGGCCTCGCTGGACACCACCACCAAGGACCTCAACCAGTCCAAGGCCGAGGTCAACAAGAAGCTCAAGGAAGCCCAGGACCTGCTGAACTCGCTCAGCGCCGCCGACCGCGCGGCCCTGAAGGCGGCCCAGCAGCAGCAGGAGCGGGCCTCCCGCGGCGGCACCGAGCGGCCCGACCTGGGCGCGCTGCCGCAGGCCTCCGGCATGGCCGGCGCCGCGGTCGCCAACGCGATGGCCCAGCAGGGCAAGCCGTACGGCTGGGGCTCCACCGGTCCGAACAGCTTCGACTGCTCCGGTCTGATGGTCTGGGCGTACGGCAAGGCCGGCGTCTCGCTGCCGCGCACCTCGCAGGCGCAGGGCAACTACGGCACCCGGGTGCCGTCGCTCGCCGAGGCGCAGCCGGGCGACCTCATCATCTACCGCGACGACCGCAGCCACGTCGCCATGTACATCGGCAACGGCATGGTGGTGCACGCGCCGCGCACCGGCGACGTGATCAAGGTGATGAAGGCCGACGGCATGAAGATCAACACGATTCGCCGCGTCTGA
- a CDS encoding NYN domain-containing protein produces MDRPLPEGVRRRVVGLAADALGGLPLGELPQSLRQYAKFTPARRAKYAATALAAALESEPAFRVRIAERLRLGQPDLVRALEAGTVPGAADPMDVAAAAYLVRSAGWSRLVAEAGEEAERAGAEGAAAEAARLVEKLQAELTELRAAARADLDRHRAESEDVRKEAESLRRKVRSLESDTRRAQAETRKLAAELEAVRAQTAAERSAGESETRRLRHRVTELENAVEQGRRSAREGRSVEDMRLRLLLDTVLQSAQGLQRELALPVSQIRPADLVEAVVPGSASPHDVARRGLAEDDPALLDQLLAIPQVHLVVDGYNVTKTGYPTLPLEQQRIRLLGGLAMLAQRTQAEVTCVFDGQDLDVPVIMAPPRGVRVRFSRTGETADELIRRLVRAEPQGRPVVVVSTDREVAEGVRKAGARPVASVLLLNRLARP; encoded by the coding sequence CTGGACCGCCCGCTGCCCGAGGGGGTGCGCCGGCGGGTGGTCGGCCTGGCCGCCGACGCGCTCGGCGGCCTGCCGCTCGGTGAGCTGCCGCAGTCGCTGCGCCAGTACGCCAAGTTCACCCCGGCCCGCCGGGCCAAGTACGCCGCGACCGCGCTGGCCGCCGCGCTGGAGTCCGAGCCGGCCTTCCGGGTGCGGATAGCGGAGCGGCTGAGACTGGGCCAGCCCGATCTGGTCCGGGCCCTGGAGGCGGGCACCGTGCCGGGCGCCGCCGATCCGATGGACGTGGCCGCGGCCGCCTACCTGGTCCGTTCGGCGGGCTGGAGCCGGCTGGTCGCGGAGGCGGGCGAGGAGGCCGAGCGGGCCGGCGCCGAGGGCGCGGCGGCCGAGGCGGCCCGGCTGGTGGAGAAGCTGCAGGCCGAGCTGACGGAGCTGAGGGCCGCCGCGCGGGCCGACCTGGACCGGCACCGGGCCGAGTCGGAGGACGTCCGCAAGGAGGCCGAGTCGCTCCGCCGGAAGGTCCGTTCGCTGGAGAGCGACACCCGCCGGGCGCAGGCCGAGACCCGCAAGCTGGCCGCCGAGCTGGAGGCGGTCAGGGCGCAGACGGCGGCCGAGCGGAGCGCCGGCGAGAGCGAGACGCGGCGGCTGCGGCACCGGGTGACGGAGCTGGAGAACGCCGTGGAGCAGGGCCGCCGGTCGGCCCGCGAGGGGCGCAGCGTCGAGGACATGCGGCTGCGGCTGCTGCTGGACACCGTCCTGCAGTCGGCCCAGGGGCTGCAGCGGGAGCTGGCGCTGCCGGTGTCGCAGATCCGTCCGGCGGACCTGGTGGAGGCGGTGGTGCCGGGCTCGGCCTCGCCGCACGACGTGGCGCGGCGCGGCCTGGCGGAGGACGACCCGGCGCTGCTGGACCAGCTGCTGGCGATCCCGCAGGTCCATCTGGTGGTGGACGGCTACAACGTGACCAAGACCGGCTACCCGACGCTGCCGCTGGAGCAGCAGCGGATCCGGCTGCTGGGCGGGCTGGCGATGCTGGCCCAGCGCACCCAGGCGGAGGTCACCTGTGTGTTCGACGGCCAGGACCTGGACGTGCCGGTGATCATGGCGCCGCCGCGCGGGGTGCGAGTGCGGTTCAGCCGGACGGGGGAGACGGCGGACGAGCTGATCCGCCGGCTGGTGCGGGCCGAGCCGCAGGGGCGCCCGGTGGTGGTGGTCTCCACCGACCGGGAGGTCGCGGAGGGCGTGCGGAAGGCCGGCGCGCGCCCCGTGGCCTCCGTCCTGCTGCTCAACCGGCTGGCCCGGCCGTAA
- a CDS encoding rhomboid family intramembrane serine protease: protein MAIPVLDHAGARDGRPAATAPAVCYVLIALNTLVFLLGPAAGLNPLYGRGQERVCAEQRYEQRWGTVPAELLTGHPLTAEQLAEAPDPVPGCPAAPTPGKHPALSVLSALFLHGGWLHLLGNLLFLHVFGPTVERRLGRSRFVLFYLAAGAVATYGFALAEAHSPNSTRVLIGASGAISAVLGVYLRLHPRARVTTLVPLLLFLPLRFPAWLVLGLWFALQWWSVHSAGPGVAYLVHVIGFAAGFLYACTLAERRTRAARPPRPPG from the coding sequence ATGGCGATCCCGGTCCTCGACCACGCCGGTGCACGGGACGGCCGACCGGCCGCCACCGCTCCGGCGGTCTGCTACGTGCTGATCGCGCTCAACACCCTGGTCTTCCTGCTCGGGCCCGCCGCCGGACTCAACCCGCTGTACGGGCGCGGCCAGGAGCGGGTCTGCGCCGAGCAGCGCTACGAGCAGCGCTGGGGGACCGTGCCCGCCGAACTGCTGACCGGGCACCCGCTCACCGCCGAACAGCTGGCCGAGGCCCCCGACCCGGTGCCCGGCTGCCCGGCCGCGCCGACCCCGGGGAAGCACCCGGCGCTCTCGGTGCTCAGCGCGCTCTTCCTGCACGGCGGCTGGCTGCACCTGCTGGGCAACCTGCTCTTCCTCCACGTCTTCGGCCCGACCGTCGAACGGCGGCTGGGCCGCTCCCGGTTCGTCCTCTTCTACCTGGCGGCCGGCGCGGTGGCCACCTACGGCTTCGCGCTCGCCGAGGCGCACTCGCCGAACTCCACCCGGGTGCTGATCGGTGCCTCCGGGGCGATCTCGGCCGTCCTCGGCGTCTACCTCCGGCTGCACCCGCGCGCCCGGGTCACCACGCTCGTCCCGCTGCTGCTCTTCCTGCCGCTGCGGTTCCCCGCCTGGCTGGTGCTCGGGCTCTGGTTCGCCCTGCAGTGGTGGTCGGTCCACTCGGCCGGCCCCGGAGTCGCCTACCTGGTGCACGTCATCGGTTTCGCGGCCGGCTTCCTCTACGCCTGCACCCTCGCCGAGCGCCGGACCCGGGCCGCCCGCCCCCCGCGACCGCCCGGCTGA
- a CDS encoding Lrp/AsnC ligand binding domain-containing protein — protein sequence MITAIVLIKTSVDRIPEIAEAIAAIEGVSEVYSVTGGYDLVAMVRVRRHDDLAEVIPGRLNKVPGVAHTETQIAFRTYSQHDLEAAFAIGLDA from the coding sequence GTGATCACCGCCATCGTCCTGATCAAGACCAGTGTCGACCGCATCCCGGAGATCGCCGAGGCGATCGCCGCCATCGAGGGCGTCAGCGAGGTCTACTCGGTGACCGGCGGGTACGACCTGGTCGCGATGGTGCGGGTGCGGCGGCACGACGACCTCGCCGAGGTCATCCCCGGCCGGCTCAACAAGGTCCCGGGCGTGGCCCACACCGAGACCCAGATCGCCTTCCGCACCTACTCCCAGCACGACCTCGAAGCCGCCTTCGCGATCGGCCTCGACGCCTGA
- a CDS encoding aminotransferase class V-fold PLP-dependent enzyme, protein MSLSSPQSPAAVLDQAPSPQALLSVLGHDVQVPLATGEKVGYAALDYAASAPALQRVWDDVAAYAPYYGSVHRGAGYLSQLSTDLFEQSRRTVTEFLDLREGDQVVFTRATTDSLNLLAAAVPAGTRVFAFETEHHASLLPWAHAGLAVTYLRAPRSHAEAVAAFDAALAEAPEGPKLLCVTGASNVTGELWPVAELTRTAHRYGARVVLDAAQLAPHHRVSVRELDVDWIAFSGHKLYAPFGAGVLAGRSDWLDAADPYLAGGGATRTVAREEDGSVAVQWHTGPARHEAGSPNVIGAYAIASACRALTEAGFDALEARERALVDRLKAGLAEVPQVKVLNLFGPESARVGVLSFVVQGWNSSHFSAALSAEYGIGVRDGLFCAHPLVRTLLGDEDVAPSECGAPEPSLPGERSLNAIRVSFGAGTPDEHVDRFLTAVRELVTDGAAWNYRNEGGRCVADTRRGA, encoded by the coding sequence ATGTCCCTTTCCTCCCCGCAGTCGCCGGCCGCCGTCCTCGACCAGGCGCCCTCCCCGCAGGCCCTCCTCAGCGTCCTCGGCCACGACGTCCAGGTCCCGCTGGCCACCGGTGAGAAGGTCGGCTACGCGGCGCTCGACTACGCCGCCAGCGCCCCGGCGCTCCAGCGGGTCTGGGACGACGTCGCCGCCTACGCCCCCTACTACGGCAGCGTGCACCGCGGCGCCGGCTACCTCTCGCAGCTCTCCACCGACCTGTTCGAGCAGAGCCGCCGCACCGTCACCGAGTTCCTGGACCTGCGCGAGGGCGACCAGGTGGTCTTCACCCGCGCCACCACCGACTCGCTGAACCTGCTGGCCGCCGCCGTCCCCGCCGGCACCCGGGTGTTCGCGTTCGAGACCGAGCACCACGCCTCGCTGCTGCCCTGGGCGCACGCCGGCCTGGCCGTCACCTACCTGCGCGCCCCGCGCTCGCACGCCGAGGCGGTCGCCGCCTTCGACGCCGCGCTGGCCGAGGCCCCCGAGGGCCCGAAGCTGCTCTGTGTCACCGGCGCCTCGAACGTCACCGGCGAGCTGTGGCCGGTCGCCGAACTGACCCGGACCGCCCACCGGTACGGCGCCCGGGTGGTGCTGGACGCCGCGCAGCTGGCCCCGCACCACCGGGTCTCGGTGCGCGAGCTGGACGTGGACTGGATCGCCTTCTCCGGGCACAAGCTGTACGCGCCCTTCGGCGCCGGGGTGCTGGCCGGCCGGTCCGACTGGCTGGACGCGGCCGATCCGTACCTGGCCGGCGGCGGCGCCACCCGGACCGTGGCCCGGGAGGAGGACGGCTCGGTGGCCGTGCAGTGGCACACCGGCCCGGCGCGGCACGAGGCCGGCTCCCCGAACGTGATCGGCGCGTACGCGATCGCCTCCGCCTGCCGGGCGCTGACCGAGGCCGGCTTCGACGCCCTGGAGGCCCGCGAGCGCGCGCTGGTCGACCGGCTGAAGGCGGGCCTGGCGGAGGTCCCGCAGGTCAAGGTGCTCAACCTGTTCGGCCCGGAGTCGGCCCGGGTGGGCGTGCTCTCCTTCGTCGTCCAGGGCTGGAACAGCTCGCACTTCTCGGCCGCGCTCTCCGCCGAGTACGGCATCGGCGTGCGCGACGGCCTGTTCTGTGCGCACCCGCTGGTCCGCACCCTGCTCGGTGACGAGGACGTCGCGCCGTCCGAGTGCGGGGCGCCGGAGCCGTCGCTGCCGGGCGAGCGCAGCCTGAACGCGATCCGGGTGAGCTTCGGTGCGGGCACCCCGGACGAGCACGTGGACCGGTTCCTGACCGCTGTCCGCGAGCTGGTCACCGACGGCGCGGCCTGGAACTACCGGAACGAGGGCGGCCGCTGCGTCGCGGACACCCGGCGCGGCGCCTGA
- the trpD gene encoding anthranilate phosphoribosyltransferase, whose amino-acid sequence MVNVHPANGGSDPAQVVRTWPDILSVLLRGEDLDRSATAWAMDRIMSGEASPVQVAGFMVALRAKGETVDEISGLVDSMYAHAEPLSVPGPAVDIVGTGGDRAKTVNISTMSAIVAAAAGAKVVKHGNRAASSSSGSSDVLEKLGIRLDLSPRRVAEVAEEVGLTFCFAATFHPSMRHAAPARRDLGVPTAFNILGPLTNPARVTAHAIGCFDTRLAALIAGVLARRGSTALVFRGDDGLDELTITTTSQVWVVRDGAVTETSFDPRDVGIEPVGIEALRGADPAYNAEVARRLLAGEHGPVRDAVVLNSAAALVALDLTDAPLAEQLAAGMARTAAAIDSGAARDLLKHWSEATAGA is encoded by the coding sequence ATGGTGAACGTGCACCCTGCGAACGGCGGTAGCGACCCCGCGCAGGTGGTCCGCACCTGGCCGGACATCCTGTCGGTGCTGCTGCGCGGCGAGGACCTCGACCGTTCCGCGACCGCGTGGGCGATGGACCGGATCATGAGCGGCGAGGCCTCCCCGGTCCAGGTGGCCGGGTTCATGGTGGCGCTGCGGGCCAAGGGCGAGACGGTCGACGAGATCTCCGGCCTGGTCGACTCGATGTACGCGCACGCCGAGCCGCTGTCCGTCCCCGGCCCGGCGGTGGACATCGTCGGCACCGGTGGCGACCGGGCCAAGACCGTCAACATCTCGACCATGTCGGCGATCGTCGCGGCCGCGGCCGGCGCCAAGGTGGTCAAGCACGGCAACCGGGCGGCCTCCTCGTCGAGCGGCTCCTCGGACGTGCTGGAGAAGCTGGGCATCCGGCTGGACCTGTCGCCGCGCCGGGTCGCCGAGGTGGCCGAGGAGGTGGGGCTCACCTTCTGCTTCGCGGCGACCTTCCACCCGTCGATGCGGCACGCCGCCCCGGCCCGGCGCGACCTCGGGGTGCCGACCGCGTTCAACATCCTCGGTCCGCTCACCAACCCGGCACGGGTCACCGCGCACGCGATCGGCTGCTTCGACACCCGGCTCGCGGCGCTGATCGCCGGCGTGCTGGCGCGGCGCGGCTCCACCGCGCTGGTCTTCCGGGGTGACGACGGCCTCGACGAGCTGACCATCACCACCACCTCGCAGGTCTGGGTGGTCCGCGACGGCGCCGTCACCGAGACCTCCTTCGACCCGCGCGACGTCGGCATCGAGCCGGTCGGCATCGAGGCGCTGCGCGGGGCGGACCCGGCGTACAACGCCGAGGTCGCGCGCCGGCTGCTGGCCGGGGAGCACGGTCCGGTCCGGGACGCCGTGGTGCTGAACTCGGCGGCGGCGCTGGTGGCGCTCGACCTGACCGACGCGCCGCTGGCCGAGCAGCTGGCGGCCGGCATGGCGCGGACGGCGGCGGCGATCGACTCGGGTGCCGCCCGGGACCTGCTGAAGCACTGGTCGGAGGCCACCGCCGGAGCCTGA
- the ctaE gene encoding aa3-type cytochrome oxidase subunit III yields MSVVATATAVETGHAHGSVNRPNMVSVGTIVWLSSELMFFAALFAMYFTLRSVKGAEYWTEKAHALNVPFSSVNTTILVLSSLTCQLGVFAAERGDVKKLRSWFVITFVMGAIFIGGQIFEYTELVKKDGLSLSSDPYGTVFYLTTGFHGLHVTGGLIAFLLVLGRTYAAKRFTHEQATAAIVVSYYWHFVDVVWIGLFATIYLIK; encoded by the coding sequence ATGTCCGTCGTGGCGACAGCAACAGCAGTAGAAACCGGGCACGCGCACGGATCGGTCAACCGGCCGAACATGGTCAGCGTCGGAACGATCGTCTGGCTCAGTTCCGAGTTGATGTTCTTCGCGGCCCTCTTCGCGATGTACTTCACGCTCCGCTCCGTGAAGGGAGCCGAGTACTGGACCGAGAAGGCGCACGCCCTCAACGTGCCCTTCTCCTCGGTCAACACCACGATCCTGGTGCTCTCCTCGCTCACCTGCCAGCTCGGCGTCTTCGCCGCCGAGCGCGGGGACGTGAAGAAGCTCCGCTCGTGGTTCGTCATCACCTTCGTGATGGGCGCGATCTTCATCGGCGGCCAGATCTTCGAGTACACCGAGCTGGTCAAGAAGGACGGTCTCTCGCTGTCCTCCGACCCGTACGGCACGGTGTTCTACCTGACCACCGGCTTCCACGGTCTGCACGTGACGGGTGGTCTGATCGCCTTCCTGCTGGTCCTGGGACGGACGTACGCAGCCAAGCGCTTCACGCACGAGCAGGCCACCGCCGCGATCGTGGTGTCGTACTACTGGCACTTCGTCGACGTCGTGTGGATCGGCCTGTTCGCGACCATCTACCTGATCAAGTAA
- the qcrC gene encoding cytochrome bc1 complex diheme cytochrome c subunit, whose amino-acid sequence MKKLSARRRHPLAALVVLLLALAATGGLYAAFAPADKAQADVAAQSLAIDEGKKLFAVGCSSCHGLNGQGSSDGPSLVGVGSAAVDFQVGTGRMPAQQPGAQVPKKKNIYSQAEIDQMAAFVASLGPGPVTPTEEQYTSTNPEDLSKGGELFRTNCAQCHNFAGQGGALTQGKYAPSLEGVDAKHIYEAMQTGPQNMPSFPDTTMPEEQKKQIVAFVRHTTNDEPNPGGLTLGSLGPVTEGLFGWIFGLGALIAVAIWVAAHTTKAKKS is encoded by the coding sequence GTGAAAAAGCTCTCCGCACGACGGCGCCACCCACTGGCGGCGCTGGTCGTCCTACTTCTCGCCCTGGCGGCAACCGGGGGGCTGTACGCCGCGTTCGCGCCCGCCGACAAGGCGCAGGCCGACGTCGCCGCGCAGTCGCTCGCGATCGATGAGGGCAAGAAGCTCTTCGCCGTGGGCTGCTCCTCCTGCCACGGCCTGAACGGCCAGGGTTCGAGCGACGGTCCCAGCCTGGTCGGCGTCGGCTCCGCCGCGGTCGACTTCCAGGTCGGCACCGGTCGCATGCCGGCCCAGCAGCCCGGCGCCCAGGTGCCGAAGAAGAAGAACATCTACTCGCAGGCCGAGATCGACCAGATGGCCGCCTTCGTGGCCTCGCTCGGCCCCGGCCCGGTGACTCCGACCGAGGAGCAGTACACCTCGACCAACCCCGAGGACCTCTCCAAGGGCGGCGAGCTGTTCCGCACCAACTGCGCCCAGTGCCACAACTTCGCCGGCCAGGGCGGTGCCCTGACCCAGGGCAAGTACGCCCCGTCGCTGGAGGGCGTGGACGCGAAGCACATCTACGAGGCCATGCAGACCGGCCCGCAGAACATGCCGTCCTTCCCGGACACCACCATGCCCGAGGAGCAGAAGAAGCAGATCGTGGCCTTCGTCCGCCACACCACCAACGATGAGCCCAACCCCGGCGGTCTCACGCTCGGCAGCCTCGGTCCGGTGACCGAGGGCCTGTTCGGCTGGATCTTCGGTCTCGGCGCGCTCATCGCGGTCGCGATCTGGGTCGCCGCCCACACCACCAAGGCCAAGAAGTCATGA
- the qcrA gene encoding cytochrome bc1 complex Rieske iron-sulfur subunit, which translates to MSHDMSEEKLPESHGSAGHHEVAAHGDPFADPGLPAHEPRRTDIDERAAKRAERQVSLMFVVSMLATIGFIASYVAIDKEKIVYVWPLGNISALNFALGMTLGVALFLIGAGAVHWARTLMSDVELPAERHPIEADDEVRNDVIDQFRTGAAESGFGRRKMIRNTLIGSMALVPLSGVVLLRDLGPLPEDKLEHTGWLEATPAKPLALINMNTNLPMTAEDIIVGSLTFAMPEGLHTHDEDFQQRIAKDALMLVRIAPENIKDEKSKELGFEGILAYSKICTHVGCPISLYEQQTHHALCPCHQSTFDLADGARVIFGPAGHPLPQLKIITDEKGFLVATGDFDEPVGPSYWERAR; encoded by the coding sequence ATGAGCCACGACATGTCAGAAGAGAAGCTCCCGGAGTCCCACGGCTCCGCCGGGCACCACGAGGTGGCCGCCCACGGCGATCCGTTCGCCGACCCGGGCCTGCCGGCCCACGAACCGCGTCGCACCGACATCGACGAGCGGGCCGCCAAGCGGGCCGAGCGCCAGGTGTCGCTGATGTTCGTGGTCTCGATGCTCGCCACGATCGGCTTCATCGCCTCGTACGTGGCCATCGACAAGGAAAAGATCGTCTACGTCTGGCCGCTGGGCAACATCAGTGCGCTGAACTTCGCCCTGGGCATGACCCTGGGCGTGGCCCTCTTCCTGATCGGCGCGGGCGCGGTCCACTGGGCCCGCACCCTGATGTCGGACGTCGAGCTGCCGGCCGAGCGTCACCCGATCGAGGCCGACGACGAGGTCCGCAACGACGTCATCGACCAGTTCAGGACCGGCGCCGCCGAGTCCGGCTTCGGCCGCCGCAAGATGATCCGCAACACCCTCATCGGTTCGATGGCCCTGGTGCCGCTCTCCGGTGTGGTGCTGCTGCGCGACCTGGGGCCGCTGCCCGAGGACAAGCTGGAGCACACCGGCTGGCTGGAGGCCACCCCGGCGAAGCCGTTGGCGCTCATCAACATGAACACCAACCTGCCGATGACCGCCGAGGACATCATCGTCGGCTCGCTGACCTTCGCCATGCCGGAGGGTCTGCACACCCACGACGAGGACTTCCAGCAGCGGATCGCCAAGGACGCCCTGATGCTGGTGCGCATCGCGCCGGAGAACATCAAGGACGAGAAGTCCAAGGAGCTGGGTTTCGAGGGCATCCTCGCCTACTCCAAGATCTGCACGCACGTCGGCTGCCCGATCAGCCTCTACGAGCAGCAGACCCACCACGCGCTCTGCCCCTGCCACCAGTCGACCTTCGACCTGGCGGACGGCGCGCGCGTCATCTTCGGCCCGGCCGGCCACCCGCTGCCGCAGCTGAAGATCATCACTGACGAGAAGGGCTTCCTGGTCGCCACCGGCGACTTCGACGAGCCCGTCGGCCCGAGCTACTGGGAGCGTGCTCGATGA